In Plasmodium malariae genome assembly, chromosome: 11, the following proteins share a genomic window:
- the PmUG01_11015200 gene encoding uncharacterized protein produces the protein MDSMEELKYVFDYSEDFDFIREESFQNSCNACYTHFYYLIGSFHYTLSGKTNMNNGLEICVENILKMIKNIILKIS, from the coding sequence ATGGACTCTAtggaagaattaaaatatgtgttTGACTACAGTGAAGATTTTGATTTCATTAGAGAGGAATCTTTCCAAAATAGTTGTAATGCTTGTTAtactcatttttattatcttataGGTAGTTTTCATTATACTTTAAGtggaaaaacaaatatgaaCAATGGACTGGAAATATGTGTAGAGAATATActaaaaatgataaagaaCATCATCCTAAAAATATCGTAG